The Chryseolinea soli nucleotide sequence GGTATCCCGGCCTGCTCAGCCACGGAATTTTTGCCAAGGCAAAAACTCCTGATGTCACCGCCTGGGATCTCACCCGCGCCATTAACCTGTGCCGCTTTGGCTTCGACGTAGAGTACCTAACACGCGACGAAGCGTTGAAGAAGATCCAGGAGTTTGCACAGAAGCTTTACAGCACCTATGATTCCTGGAGGTCATTATCGGAGGGCTATGTGACAGGTTTCGCGATGTGGAGCGGCGAAGGTGACGACCTCGACGAACGGATACAGCAGCACGGTGTCCTATTGCAGCATCCGAAAAGCCCCTGGACGACGATCAGCTGGAAGTAACACCATGCGAGACGATTGCCATTTCGGCTGGTGTTTTTTTGAGTTTTTTCCTTGAATGAACTGGGGAAAATGCGATTATCATGAAAATGGGCGAAAAAGATTTTGGGACAATTTGCCCAAAATCTTTTTAAGCGCATCGGTTTGCCGACGAAGCCAACAAGGGTGCTCATTAACCTTAGCACCCACCGACATTACGCATCGCATAAATCACATTGCCAGAAACTGATAAGTTGAGAATTTTATGGTCATTTGAAGGAAGCAAGAGCTTCCATGTCTTTCCATGGTCCGATGAACCAGAGATGCCGTTCTGGTGGCTGCAAAATAAATTTTCACCAATCTGCACAATATTAAAAACGTAAGCAGGAAGTCCTTCATCAATAGATTGCCAGGTAATTCCGTCGTCATGCGATGTTCGTACCCGATATCTTCTTTCCGTAGACTCTGTTATAGCGGCAAACCCACCGTTGATTCGCTGTATATCCATGCCGTGTTCACCTTCACTGGTCACCAAGTTCCAGTGGTCGCCATTATCCGTAGACCGTATTATGCCTTTCTGAGTTACCCCCATGAGTACACCACCTGATTCTGCCAATTTCCTGACCCCCTTGGATGCAGAAAAGACCTGCTTCCAAGATTTCCCACCGTCGACGGGTTTAAACAAGCCGGTATTTGTTCCGATGAAAACTATGCCATTGTCAGCTTCAAAAACCGTAAGGACGTCTTTAGGCAGGAAATTCCGATGTATCGGCAACCAATCTTTTTTTCCGTTAATCATCTGCAAAACTTGCCCATCATTATAATTGAATGCCAACACTCCCGTCTCGCTAGGGAATATGCCGACTCGATTGCCGGAAAAAAAAATCTCTTTACTCCAATTAGGAACTGCGGAATTTCGTTTGTTGAAGAATAACCCATCTCCAGCGCGCAAAAAGAAGCCATCGTTAGTAGCAAAGCCTCCACCGATCATGAAGCCTTTTTGACCCGAATTGTCGGGAAGTCCTTCGGTAATGTCTTGCCATGTCCGTCCGCCATCAACCGATTTGAAAACCATTTTTGAAGTCACCGACTTAATGACAGTAGAATTCTGTTTGACACGAACGACTGAATCTGATGGCCTAAATTCGGATGCCTGATTTAATGCTAGGAGAAAGAATGCGAAAAAAATAAAGCTGTATGTCTTCATGACTTTAACTGGATTGGTGAAATAATAATGTAAGAATTTTTGGCCTTCACTAGCGCACGCCATCACGCGATATCGCGAGCTACTTTTATTCGTGAAGCACCCAAAACTAAGGCTTCCTACGCGTCCATGCGTTAAAGGCTTGTAAAAGAATGTTAATGAAATGTAAAATTACAATGTCGAATGTCGAATAATGTTGTCTCGTTATGATTTGTATGACTGAATCCAAGGGAGTTCTAAAATTGATATCCGCCTGTTATCGGAAGGGGAGGGAATGGATAGATTTGGTCGGGCACTTTTTGACCTGTTGAAAGCAGAGACAGAAGAGACGAAATGCTAATCTGCTTAAGGAGGGACTCCATAACGTGCACATGGGAAAACAAAGAAGTCGAAAAAATCGGTTTTAAAGGTCATTTCATTTACAGCGGTGATGTAAGTAAATGATCGCCAATGCGATTTTTGAAATGGGCACCCTCGCGAAGAATTCTAAAGGATAATTCAGTCGTTGATCGATCACCGTTATAAAATGCGCCGCACTCAAAATAAATTGTCCAAAGCTAAAAATAACTGCTTGAGACGATGCTCGAAATGAGACCGGCTATCTTCGATGATTATCCTGCTATTGCTAACCTTCATACCATCAGTTGGCAGCAGCACTATCGTGGAATTTTTTCGAAATATTTTTTGAATAACCAAGTCGAGCGGAATCGATGGGTGCTATGGCATCGACGGATGAGCGTTCCGCTTGAAAATCAACGCGTCACGGTCGCTATACACGACCATGCGCTCGTAGGTTTTGCTTGCTTATTTTTAGACGACGATCCGGTTTTTGGATCTTTGCTCGACAACCTGCACGTCGCCGCTTCCCATCATGGTTTAGGTATTGGTAGATCGTTGATCGAAACATGCGCCCGTCAACTATTGAGCAGCAACACATCGAAATTGTATCTCTGGGTCTTTGAGAAAAATGAAAAGGCGAAATCTTTTTATGAACGACTAGGCGGTATTCATGTAGAAAATATTGAAACAAAGCTTGAAGACGGTTCTAGTGCCGTTTCCTGCCGGTATGTGTGGCATGATGTCTCAAATTTGATTCGTTAAGTTCAGAGGAATTTGAAGCCTGATGATCGAAGAGTAGTGGATACATGCAAGTTCTTTCAATTGAGAAGCGAAGCACATTGAAGGCTGTGGCGAAGTGAACGTTTTGCACCTTGCCGATGGCGGGGCTTTCATCGCAGATTTTGTATCGACTTGATTCTGAACGACTTTCAAAATTCATTTTCCGATACAAAACTTACTGAAAATATTATCCAACAAATCATCCGTCGTAATCGCCCCCGTGATCTCACCCAGGTAATGCAACGACTGCCGGATATCCATCGCCAAAAAATCCCCCGTAACCCCTTGGCTCATCCCATCCAGCACACGCCCCAGCGAGTCATACGTCTGCAACAGATTCTGATAATGCCGCAGGTTGGTCACCATCACATCTCCCGTCTTCACTTCCCGCACCTGCACTTTCGCCAACAACTTTTCCTTGAGCACGCCCACGTTCGTGTGTGCGGCTGCTGAGATGAATGTAAAATCTTCCGTCTTCAGTTTTTCCAGCAATAGGGGATCAGCCTTATCCAACTTGTTGCCCACGTTGATGTGCGGAATACCCAGCGCAGCCAACTCCCGGCGCTGCGTATCGATTTCCTCTAGCGTGGTGTTGGCAAGATCAAAGAGATAAATGATCAGCGAAGCCTTCTTCATCCGGTCGCGCGTACGTTCCACGCCAATGGCCTCGATCACGTCGCTGGTTTCGCGCAGTCCGGCTGTATCAATAAAACGAAAGTTGATACCGCCCAAAACGATCTCATCTTCAATGGCGTCGCGTGTGGTACCGGGAATGTCCGACACAATGGCTCTCTCTTCATTCAACAACGTATTGAGCAACGTGGATTTGCCGGCATTTGGTTTTCCGGCAATCACCGTGGGCACGCCATTCTTGATCACATTCCCCTGGTCAAACGAATCGATCAAGGCGCGCAAAACGGACCGGATGCGCGTGATCAAATTTCTCAGATCATCGCGCTGTGCAAACTCCACATCTTCCTCCCCAAAATCCAACTCGAGTTCAATGAGCGAAGCAAAATGAATCAGCTCCTCCCGAAGCCGGTCAATCTCCTTCGAAAACCCGCCGCGCATCTGGTTGAGAGCCGCCTGGCGGGCGTTATCCGTTTCGGCATGGATCAGGTCTGCAACGGCTTCGGCTTGTGCCAGATCGAAACGACCATGAAAGAATGCACGTTTTGTAAACTCACCGGGTTCGGCGAGACGCGCTCCATTTTTCAGCAACGTTTTGATGATCTCTTTTACGATGAACGGCGATCCATGACACGAGATCTCCACCGCATTCTCCTTGGTAAACGAATTTGGCTCGCGGAACAAAGCCACCAACACTTCGTCAATAGTCCTGCCATTGTCGTGCAACGTCCCAAAGTGCAGGGTATGGGTGGCCTGTGAAAGCAGGTCTTTCCCCTTAAAACATTTCTGAGTAATGCCAATGGCCTCCTTCCCCGACAAACGGATCACGGAAATGGCAGCAATGCCGGGAGCAGTGGCCAACGCTACAATGGTATCTTCGGTGTGCACGGACATGGGCGCAAGTTACGGCTTGTCAACGACCCCGCAAGTCTTTCCGTTCCTCAGGCCCGCACGATCAGCACGGGAATATGCACCCGGTGCCGCACCGTATCCACCGTGGTGCCAAACACCAGGTCCTTGAAGAACTTGTGACCGTGGGCACCCATCACCAGCAGGTCGGCCTGGAACTCTGTCACCATTTCCGGGATGCAGCGGCGCGGGTTTCCATAGCCCACTTTGACCTCTACGCTGTAGCCTCGCTCCAACAGTTGTGTCCGGTAATTTTCCAGCGAGGCGGCATCGGTATACGACTCATGGTCGGCAATGTCAGCGCCGTAGACCATGGCGCCGGCGGTTTCCACCACGTGCAGCAACACATAGCGCGCGTTTTTGCCGCCCTGGGCCAGCGCACTGCGGATGGTCAGGCTGTCGATGTCGCTGAAGTCAAGGGTGATGGCAATGCGGTTGTAGACCAGGTCGTGGTTCACATCCAGCGTAACGGCTTGGCCATGCGGTCCGCGGGCATCGCGTTCGGCGGCGCGCCGTTCGATAAGAGGCTTCAGGGTGATGTAGAGGAGCAAACCGGCAGCGGCCACGCAAACCGGCACGGCCGTGATCCAGATGATCCACGCCGAGTCGCCGGCCATGACCAGCCAGCCCGTAATTTCCTGGATGACGAGCTTCACGTTCAATCCCACAATGACGGCGGCGATGACCCACGCGGCCACTTTCAGCCAGGGCTTGATCACGAAGACGCCCATCTTGCTTTTATCGCTGTTGAAATGGATGAGCGGGATGATGGCAAAGCCCAGTTGCAAGCTCAGGATCACCTGGCTGAAAATGAGCAACGCCCCGGTTTCCGCTTCGCCGTAAATGATGATGACGAGCAGGGCAGGGACGATAGCGATCAACCGCGTGATGAGCCGTCGCAGCCAGGGGGCGATGCGCAGGTTAAGATAGCCTTCCATCACGATCTGTCCGGCCAGTGTGCCCGTGATCGTGGAGCTTTGTCCTGCGGCCACAAGCGCAATACCAAATAGGAGGGAAGCCCATTTCGTGCCCAGCAGGGGCGCGAGAAATTTGTAGGCGTCCTGTATTTGCTCTACATCGTTCAAGCCCGCTTTAAAGAATGTGGCGGCCGCCAAAACAAGAATGGCAGCGTTCACAAAGAACGCCGCATTCAAGGCTACGGCCGAATCGATGAAGTTATATTTAATGGCCGACCAAATCCCTTTCTCGCTGGTGTTATAGCGCCGGGTTTGCACGAGCGATGAATGCAGGTATAGGTTGTGCGGCATCACCGTGGCGCCGATAATGCCAATGGCGATATAAAGCGCCTGCTCGTTCGGCAGCGAAGGCACAAAACCGCGCGCCAGCTCTGCCACGGGCGGTTTGGCCAGGATCATCTCCACCAGGAAGGCACCGCCGATGATGGCGACCAGGGCAATGATAAACGTTTCGATGCGGCGCATGCCATAGCTTTGCAGCACCAGCAGGAGCAGCGTGTCCAGCACGGTCAAGCTCACCCCCCAGATCAGGGGCAACCCGAAGAGGAGTTGAAGGCCGATGGCCATCCCCAACACTTCCGCCAGGTCGCAGGCGGCGATGGCAATTTCGGCCAGGATCCACAATGAAAAGTTTACGGGCCGGCTATACGCCGTCCGCGAGGCCTGTGCCAGGTCCAGTTGGCGCACGATGCCCAGACGGGCGCTCAGGCTTTGGAGGAGCAGCGCCATCATGTTGGACATCAGCAACACCCAAAGCAGCGAGTAGCCAAACTTGCTTCCACCGGCAATATCGGTGGCCCAGTTGCCCGGATCCATATAACCCACGCTTACCAGGTAGGCCGGCCCCATAAAGGCCAGCATCTTGCGCCAGCCTTTCCGTTGTGTGTCCACGGAGGCGTGGACTTCGCTGAGTGATTTT carries:
- a CDS encoding WD40/YVTN/BNR-like repeat-containing protein, giving the protein MKTYSFIFFAFFLLALNQASEFRPSDSVVRVKQNSTVIKSVTSKMVFKSVDGGRTWQDITEGLPDNSGQKGFMIGGGFATNDGFFLRAGDGLFFNKRNSAVPNWSKEIFFSGNRVGIFPSETGVLAFNYNDGQVLQMINGKKDWLPIHRNFLPKDVLTVFEADNGIVFIGTNTGLFKPVDGGKSWKQVFSASKGVRKLAESGGVLMGVTQKGIIRSTDNGDHWNLVTSEGEHGMDIQRINGGFAAITESTERRYRVRTSHDDGITWQSIDEGLPAYVFNIVQIGENLFCSHQNGISGSSDHGKTWKLLLPSNDHKILNLSVSGNVIYAMRNVGGC
- a CDS encoding GNAT family N-acetyltransferase encodes the protein MLEMRPAIFDDYPAIANLHTISWQQHYRGIFSKYFLNNQVERNRWVLWHRRMSVPLENQRVTVAIHDHALVGFACLFLDDDPVFGSLLDNLHVAASHHGLGIGRSLIETCARQLLSSNTSKLYLWVFEKNEKAKSFYERLGGIHVENIETKLEDGSSAVSCRYVWHDVSNLIR
- the mnmE gene encoding tRNA uridine-5-carboxymethylaminomethyl(34) synthesis GTPase MnmE; protein product: MSVHTEDTIVALATAPGIAAISVIRLSGKEAIGITQKCFKGKDLLSQATHTLHFGTLHDNGRTIDEVLVALFREPNSFTKENAVEISCHGSPFIVKEIIKTLLKNGARLAEPGEFTKRAFFHGRFDLAQAEAVADLIHAETDNARQAALNQMRGGFSKEIDRLREELIHFASLIELELDFGEEDVEFAQRDDLRNLITRIRSVLRALIDSFDQGNVIKNGVPTVIAGKPNAGKSTLLNTLLNEERAIVSDIPGTTRDAIEDEIVLGGINFRFIDTAGLRETSDVIEAIGVERTRDRMKKASLIIYLFDLANTTLEEIDTQRRELAALGIPHINVGNKLDKADPLLLEKLKTEDFTFISAAAHTNVGVLKEKLLAKVQVREVKTGDVMVTNLRHYQNLLQTYDSLGRVLDGMSQGVTGDFLAMDIRQSLHYLGEITGAITTDDLLDNIFSKFCIGK
- a CDS encoding Nramp family divalent metal transporter, which translates into the protein METDTIQRKSLSEVHASVDTQRKGWRKMLAFMGPAYLVSVGYMDPGNWATDIAGGSKFGYSLLWVLLMSNMMALLLQSLSARLGIVRQLDLAQASRTAYSRPVNFSLWILAEIAIAACDLAEVLGMAIGLQLLFGLPLIWGVSLTVLDTLLLLVLQSYGMRRIETFIIALVAIIGGAFLVEMILAKPPVAELARGFVPSLPNEQALYIAIGIIGATVMPHNLYLHSSLVQTRRYNTSEKGIWSAIKYNFIDSAVALNAAFFVNAAILVLAAATFFKAGLNDVEQIQDAYKFLAPLLGTKWASLLFGIALVAAGQSSTITGTLAGQIVMEGYLNLRIAPWLRRLITRLIAIVPALLVIIIYGEAETGALLIFSQVILSLQLGFAIIPLIHFNSDKSKMGVFVIKPWLKVAAWVIAAVIVGLNVKLVIQEITGWLVMAGDSAWIIWITAVPVCVAAAGLLLYITLKPLIERRAAERDARGPHGQAVTLDVNHDLVYNRIAITLDFSDIDSLTIRSALAQGGKNARYVLLHVVETAGAMVYGADIADHESYTDAASLENYRTQLLERGYSVEVKVGYGNPRRCIPEMVTEFQADLLVMGAHGHKFFKDLVFGTTVDTVRHRVHIPVLIVRA